Proteins from a genomic interval of Sphingobacterium sp. SYP-B4668:
- a CDS encoding aldose epimerase family protein has protein sequence MINRFRLIGIMGVIGILVACQQPGTPKSQYDTSTSVKMDSATFAGKVDGKDVHLYELKNKNGVQAYFTNFGARIVGLWVPDKDGNLCDVVLGFTKAADYHNPKEPYFGTIVGPFGNRIAKGTFKLDGQTYNLPINNGVNTLHGGFKGVHFANWSVKSSDESSITFAYTLADKAEGFPGNIAMEVTYTLNDQNELMISYQAQSDKKTVINLTNHAYFNLNGEGSGTILDHQMQIFADRFTPVDSTLIPTGELKQVQGSAFDFTSVKTIGQDINADDQQLTYGKGYDHNFVLSKQTEGEWYKAAHVVGDKSGIVMDILTQEPGIQFYSGNFMNELVQLKNGTKDSFRTGFCLEPQHFPDSPNQPSFPSTELNPGQVYQTKSLYRFSVK, from the coding sequence ATGATAAACAGATTCAGACTTATAGGGATAATGGGTGTTATTGGCATCTTGGTAGCTTGTCAGCAGCCAGGAACTCCCAAGAGCCAGTATGACACTTCAACAAGTGTAAAAATGGACAGTGCGACATTTGCGGGAAAAGTGGATGGGAAGGACGTTCATTTATATGAATTGAAGAACAAAAATGGGGTACAAGCCTATTTTACAAATTTTGGCGCGCGGATAGTTGGTCTATGGGTCCCTGATAAGGACGGCAATTTGTGTGATGTTGTATTGGGTTTTACAAAGGCTGCAGATTACCACAATCCCAAAGAACCGTATTTCGGTACCATCGTGGGACCGTTCGGCAACCGGATTGCCAAAGGAACTTTCAAATTGGACGGGCAAACCTATAATCTTCCGATAAACAATGGTGTTAATACACTACATGGAGGTTTCAAAGGTGTGCATTTTGCTAATTGGTCTGTAAAGTCCAGTGACGAATCTTCCATTACATTTGCCTATACACTCGCTGATAAAGCAGAGGGTTTTCCAGGCAATATTGCCATGGAGGTTACCTATACGTTGAATGATCAAAATGAGTTGATGATATCCTATCAAGCACAATCAGATAAAAAGACGGTCATCAATTTGACTAATCATGCATATTTCAATTTGAATGGTGAGGGAAGCGGAACGATTTTAGATCACCAAATGCAAATATTTGCCGATCGATTTACACCGGTGGATAGTACATTGATTCCAACAGGAGAACTAAAACAAGTGCAGGGTAGCGCCTTCGATTTTACATCGGTAAAAACTATTGGTCAGGATATTAATGCAGATGACCAGCAGCTTACCTACGGAAAGGGGTACGATCACAATTTTGTGCTGAGTAAACAAACAGAAGGAGAGTGGTACAAGGCTGCCCATGTAGTGGGGGATAAATCAGGAATCGTCATGGATATACTGACACAGGAGCCAGGTATTCAGTTTTATAGTGGTAATTTTATGAATGAGCTGGTGCAGTTGAAAAATGGAACAAAAGACTCCTTCCGGACAGGTTTTTGTTTGGAACCGCAACATTTTCCAGATTCACCAAACCAGCCCAGCTTTCCATCTACGGAGCTAAATCCTGGACAGGTCTATCAAACCAAATCCCTGTATAGATTCTCAGTAAAATAG
- a CDS encoding ligand-binding sensor domain-containing protein, with protein sequence MSISRFFLLYLIFSCLHLPAQAQPYYFNHYQIDEGLSNNAVICSMQDSYGFLWFGTKDGLNRFDGNTFKQFTSAPKQKGSLGSNVIISLVEDDKKCMWVGTDQGIYSYNPALEEFNILDEAFRNTEVPIITTDNKNRIWFVSKGMLYYHHLINKETHQITKPDLYITAVGTTRTGHIYFGTPEGRVYRVTDSNTVSLFLDLTVQYGNHDWFSIQKIFENKNGDLLIGTSKAGVFIFSFQSNTLTPLLGQSQVKQFLYVRDIQQPNDQEYWFATESGLFIYHIKKQTFINIKKEKDDPWGISDNAVYNVLLDRDGGVWLGTYFGGLNYYHSHNSIIEKVIPRDNAFGLQGSAVREIKKDQDGNIWIGTENGGLAKWDTRSNKISNFNTQNSGLADNNIHGLLPIGDKILVGPFVNGLDIFDIKKQQVVKHLDRNSYITSDLESNFILHIYQTRSGELLATSTNGLYRFDVKTLEFNIVKDVPTHIFYTTLIEDHKGNIWVGTGRDGLFCYNSNTKYFKHFTHNSRDEHSLPNNRINSLFEDSQKQLWIATEGGISMKYSEKSGFENIDTKKGLPSNVVLAILEDRQNNLWVSTSKGLVRYHLFSHKLRTFDMESGLPSLQFNYNSSFDDDTGNLYFGTINGLIRFNPERLNNVTYNSTIPIFITNLYVNNEEVNQRSESKILTKSILFTDEIRLEHDESSFSLDFAALHYQAPQSITYSYKMEGLEEKWNTIRGSQRAYFTKLAPGEYTFIVKAEDPNGVTIPQFRSLKIKILPPIWASASAFLFYGMVLLGLIVFIVHHFNEKAKQRNRQHLLTIQNLREQELYRSKIDFFTDVAHEIRTPLSLIKAPLEKLMEKVERNQSIDKLLNTMQNNTDKLITLSNQLLDFRKVEAEGFKLHFESQNVSHALKEIINNFTVTLAAKEKELICNIQEDIVALIDLDAFEKICYNLLNNALKYSEQHIEVHLKRNKTEDIFVMTIINDGQLIPEEEQQRIFEPFNRLRYNKNIPGSGLGLALTKSLVLKLQGTLIYQASSPLYNIFVLTLPINQSSKPKL encoded by the coding sequence ATGTCAATTTCTAGATTTTTCCTCTTATACCTTATATTTTCATGCCTGCATCTTCCTGCTCAAGCTCAACCCTATTACTTCAATCACTATCAAATTGACGAGGGGTTATCCAACAATGCTGTCATCTGTAGTATGCAGGATAGTTATGGATTCTTGTGGTTCGGCACCAAAGATGGATTGAATCGATTTGACGGCAATACTTTTAAACAATTCACATCCGCTCCCAAGCAAAAAGGAAGCTTAGGAAGCAATGTAATCATCTCACTAGTAGAGGATGATAAAAAATGCATGTGGGTCGGCACTGATCAAGGCATCTACTCCTACAATCCCGCACTTGAAGAATTCAACATCTTAGATGAGGCCTTTCGAAATACGGAAGTCCCCATCATCACAACCGACAATAAAAATCGGATATGGTTTGTTTCAAAAGGCATGCTCTATTACCATCATCTCATAAACAAAGAAACCCACCAAATAACGAAACCGGACCTATACATCACCGCTGTAGGTACGACCCGAACTGGGCACATTTATTTTGGTACCCCCGAAGGCAGGGTATATCGTGTCACTGATTCCAATACGGTTTCCTTATTTCTAGATCTAACCGTTCAATATGGGAACCATGATTGGTTTAGTATCCAAAAAATATTCGAAAATAAAAATGGCGATCTTCTTATAGGCACCTCTAAAGCTGGTGTATTCATCTTTAGCTTCCAAAGCAACACCTTGACTCCTTTACTCGGACAATCCCAAGTAAAACAATTCCTATATGTTCGAGACATCCAACAACCCAACGACCAGGAGTATTGGTTTGCAACCGAATCAGGTCTATTTATATATCACATAAAAAAACAAACCTTTATTAACATAAAAAAGGAAAAAGACGACCCTTGGGGAATTTCGGACAATGCTGTTTACAACGTGTTGCTAGATAGAGATGGTGGCGTATGGCTAGGCACCTATTTTGGTGGCTTGAATTATTACCATAGTCACAACAGCATTATAGAAAAGGTTATACCTCGGGATAACGCATTCGGTTTACAAGGATCGGCGGTACGTGAAATTAAAAAGGACCAAGATGGCAACATCTGGATAGGAACTGAAAATGGGGGACTTGCCAAATGGGATACACGTAGCAATAAAATCAGCAACTTTAATACCCAAAACAGTGGACTCGCCGACAACAATATCCACGGTCTACTTCCAATAGGAGACAAAATATTAGTGGGTCCATTTGTAAATGGTTTAGACATTTTCGACATAAAGAAACAACAAGTCGTCAAACATTTGGATAGAAATAGCTACATAACCTCTGATTTGGAAAGTAATTTTATCCTCCATATATACCAAACCCGTTCTGGAGAACTGCTCGCTACTTCAACAAACGGACTTTATCGATTTGACGTCAAAACCCTAGAATTTAACATCGTCAAAGATGTGCCTACTCACATTTTTTACACGACACTAATAGAAGACCATAAGGGCAATATATGGGTGGGTACGGGGAGAGATGGTCTATTTTGCTACAACTCAAACACCAAGTATTTTAAACATTTCACACATAATTCTCGAGATGAGCACTCCTTGCCTAATAACAGGATTAACAGTCTTTTCGAAGACTCTCAAAAACAGCTTTGGATAGCCACCGAAGGAGGAATATCGATGAAGTATTCCGAAAAATCCGGATTTGAAAATATTGATACAAAGAAAGGACTACCCAGTAATGTTGTCCTTGCTATCCTAGAGGATAGGCAAAATAACTTATGGGTCAGTACTTCTAAAGGACTAGTTAGGTACCATTTATTCTCACACAAATTGCGTACCTTCGATATGGAGTCTGGGCTCCCATCCTTACAATTCAACTACAATTCTTCCTTTGACGACGACACGGGAAATCTTTACTTTGGCACGATCAATGGATTGATTCGATTCAATCCCGAAAGACTTAACAATGTTACGTACAATAGTACCATTCCCATTTTTATTACAAATCTGTATGTCAATAATGAAGAGGTAAATCAAAGAAGCGAATCTAAAATTTTGACAAAGTCGATTCTATTTACCGATGAGATCAGATTGGAACATGATGAATCCTCGTTCAGTTTAGATTTTGCTGCGCTTCATTATCAAGCTCCGCAATCCATTACTTACAGTTACAAAATGGAGGGGCTAGAAGAGAAATGGAATACCATACGTGGAAGCCAACGTGCCTATTTCACCAAACTAGCACCCGGAGAATACACCTTTATAGTAAAGGCCGAAGATCCTAACGGCGTGACCATTCCTCAATTCAGAAGCTTAAAGATTAAAATTCTCCCACCAATATGGGCCAGTGCAAGTGCATTTTTATTTTACGGTATGGTTTTATTGGGGTTGATTGTCTTCATTGTACATCATTTTAATGAAAAAGCCAAACAACGAAATCGACAACACTTACTGACTATCCAAAATCTACGTGAGCAAGAGCTATACCGCTCTAAAATAGATTTCTTTACGGATGTCGCCCATGAAATCCGTACGCCTCTGTCTTTGATAAAAGCACCATTGGAAAAGCTTATGGAAAAAGTAGAGCGGAACCAATCTATTGACAAACTGCTCAACACCATGCAAAACAATACCGACAAATTGATTACCCTGAGTAATCAGTTGCTAGACTTTAGAAAAGTTGAAGCTGAGGGGTTTAAGTTGCATTTCGAATCCCAGAACGTCAGTCATGCCCTTAAAGAAATCATCAACAATTTTACGGTGACACTCGCGGCAAAGGAAAAAGAATTGATCTGTAATATCCAAGAAGACATTGTTGCCCTAATCGATCTCGACGCGTTTGAAAAAATATGTTACAACCTATTGAACAATGCATTAAAATACTCCGAACAACATATTGAAGTACATTTAAAAAGAAATAAAACCGAAGATATATTTGTGATGACAATAATAAATGATGGACAGTTAATCCCTGAAGAGGAGCAGCAACGTATTTTTGAACCCTTTAACAGATTGAGATATAACAAAAATATTCCTGGAAGCGGCTTAGGCCTTGCATTAACCAAATCCTTGGTGTTAAAACTTCAAGGCACGTTGATTTACCAAGCCTCTTCGCCTCTTTATAATATATTTGTATTAACATTGCCAATTAACCAAAGTTCAAAACCAAAACTATGA